One genomic window of Motacilla alba alba isolate MOTALB_02 chromosome 3, Motacilla_alba_V1.0_pri, whole genome shotgun sequence includes the following:
- the HNRNPLL gene encoding heterogeneous nuclear ribonucleoprotein L-like: MSSPSSGERYEEEEEEEEEDGAYESQAKRLKPSAAAEEGEIEYSGAEESESRRDKPPASRGGGGGFSGGDAGGSHHKVSVSPVVHVRGLCESVVEADLVEALEKFGTICYVMMMPFKRQALVEFENVESAKKCVTFAADEAVYIAGQQAFFNYSTSKRITRPGNTDDPSGGNKVLLLSIQNPLYPITVDVLYTVCNPVGKVQRIVIFKRNGIQAMVEFESVFCAQKAKAALNGADIYAGCCTLKIEYARPTRLNVIRNDNDSWDYTKPYLGRRDRGKGRQRQAILGEHPSSFRHDGYGSHGPLLPLPSRYRMGSRDTPELVAYPLPQASSSYMHGGNPSGSVVMVSGLHQLKMNCSRVFNLFCLYGNIEKVKFMKTIPGTALVEMGDEYAVERAVTHLNNVKLFGKRLNVCVSKQHSVVPSQIFELEDGTSSYKDFAMSKNNRFTSAGQASKNIIQPPSCVLHYYNVPLCVTEETFVKLCEDHEVLSFIKYKVFDPKPSAKTLSGLLEWECKTDAVEALTVLNHYQIRVPNGSNPYTLKLCFSTSSHL, encoded by the exons ATGTCGTCGCCGTCGTCCGGAGAGCGGTacgaggaggaagaggaggaggaggaggaagacgGCGCCTACGAGAGCCAGGCCAAGCGGCTGAAGCCCAGCGCCGCTGCCGAGGAAGGCGAGATCGAGTACAGCGGCGCGGAGGAGAGCGAGAGCCGGCGGGACAAGCCCCCCGCAtcgcgcggcggcggcggcggcttcTCGGGCGGG GATGCCGGGGGAAGTCATCACAAAGTCTCTGTTTCTCCTGTCGTCCATGTCCGAGGGCTGTGTGAATCTGTTGTGGAAGCAGATCTCGTGGAAGCTCTTGAGAAGTTTGGAACCATATG CTATGTCATGATGATGCCATTCAAGCGCCAGGCTCTGGTGGAGTTTGAAAACGTGGAGAGTGCAAAGAAATGTGTGACCTTTGCAGCAGATGAAGCTGTGTACATTGCTGGGCAGCAGGCCTTCTTCAACTACTCCACAAGCAAGAGGATCACTCGGCCAGGGAACACTGATGACCCCTCCGGTGGGAATAAAGTTCTCCTGTTGTCAATTCAGAATCCTCTCTACCCAATTACAGTG gATGTTTTGTACACTGTGTGCAACCCTGTTGGAAAAGTTCAGCGCATCGTTATATTCAAGAGAAATGGAATACAAGCCATGGTTGA GTTTGAATCAGTGTTTTGTGCCCAGAAGGCGAAGGCTGCACTCAATGGAGCAGATATCTATGCAGGATGCTGCACACTAAAAATTGAATATGCAAGG CCAACTCGACTTAATGTCATTAGGAATGACAACGATAGTTGGGACTACACTAAGCCATATCTGGGCCGCCGAG ACAGAGGGAAGGGCCGGCAGAGACAAGCTATTTTGGGAGAGCACCCATCATCCTTTAGACATGATGGCTATG GCTCCCATGGTCCTTTGCTGCCCTTGCCAAGCCGGTACCGGATGGGATCTCGGGACACTCCCGAACTCGTTGCTTACCCATTGCCACAGGCATCCTCCTCTTACATGCATGGTGGAAATCCTTCTGGGTCAGTTGTCATGGTTAGTGGGTTGCATCAGCTCAAGATGAACTGCTCAAGGGTATTCAACCTGTTCTGCTTGTATGGAAACATTGAGAAG GTGAAATTTATGAAGACTATTCCAGGCACAGCACTGGTTGAAATGGGTGATGAATACGCTGTAGAAAGAGCTGTCACACATCTCAATAATGTCAAGTTATTTGGAAAGAGACTCAATGTCTG TGTTTCCAAGCAGCACTCGGTAGTTCCAAGCCAGATATTTGAACTGGAGGATGGCACAAGTAGTTACAAGGATTTTGCCATGAGTAAGAACAATCGCTTCACCAGTGCTGGCCAAGCATCCAAGAACATCATCCAGCCACCCTCCTGTGTGCTGCATTATTACAATGTTCCCCTCTGTGTGACTGAGGAAACGTTTGTAAAG TTATGTGAGGATCATGAAGTTCTCAGCTTTATTAAATACAAAGTGTTTGACCCAAAAC CTTCTGCCAAAACACTGTCTGGTCTGTTGGAATGGGAATGTAAGACAGATGCAGTGGAAGCTCTCACTGTACTTAATCACTACCAGATAAGAGTCCCAA ATGGCTCCAATCCTTACACCTTGAAGCTTTGCTTCTCTACTTCATCCCATTTATAG